A stretch of the Alnus glutinosa chromosome 6, dhAlnGlut1.1, whole genome shotgun sequence genome encodes the following:
- the LOC133870942 gene encoding EG45-like domain containing protein: MGMINNVRGLMMVVNMAICVTSVANAAQGTATFYKPPYVPSSCYGYQNNGSMIAAASDAIWGNRSACGTSYNVSCGGATNKGVPPCRGTSVVVKIVDYCPAGCKGTINLSQEAFSAIANPDAGKILIEYTEV, encoded by the exons atgggaatGATTAATAATGTTCGTGGTTTGATGATGGTGGTGAACATGGCCATATGTGTCACGTCAGTTGCAAATGCAGCGCAAGGGACAGCTACTTTCTATAAGCCTCCTTATGTTC CCTCTTCATGCTACGGATATCAAAACAATGGATCGATGATCGCTGCAGCAAGTGATGCAATATGGGGCAATCGGTCAGCATGTGGGACCAGTTATAACGTCAGCTGCGGCGGGGCTACAAACAAGGGCGTCCCACCTTGCCGGGGTACCAGCGTCGTGGTTAAAATCGTCGATTACTGTCCAGCAGGATGTAAAGGAACCATTAATCTCTCTCAAGAGGCTTTCTCTGCAATAGCTAATCCGGACGCTGGGAAAATCTTAATTGAATATACTGA GGTTTGA